Proteins co-encoded in one Gleimia hominis genomic window:
- a CDS encoding HIT family protein gives MQTESFEDFAGVPDCFQRLWTPHRAAYIGGEAKPASKDAADCPFCAAPNLADEESLIVFRGERAFVIMNLFPYNAGHVLICPYRHVSDYTDITGEERVEIGELTAQAMRVLRRSANPQGFNLGMNQGSVAGAGIAAHLHQHVVPRWAGDANFLPIIGQTKAVPELLADARARLAAAWKEEAK, from the coding sequence ATGCAAACGGAAAGTTTCGAAGATTTCGCGGGCGTACCCGACTGCTTCCAAAGACTTTGGACCCCGCATCGCGCGGCCTACATTGGGGGAGAAGCGAAACCTGCCTCTAAAGATGCTGCGGACTGCCCGTTCTGTGCGGCTCCGAACCTGGCGGACGAAGAATCCCTGATTGTGTTCCGGGGCGAGCGGGCGTTCGTAATTATGAACTTGTTCCCATACAACGCGGGTCACGTGTTGATCTGCCCCTACCGTCACGTGTCGGACTACACGGATATCACAGGTGAAGAACGCGTCGAAATCGGGGAGTTAACCGCCCAGGCCATGCGGGTACTACGGCGAAGCGCCAACCCCCAGGGATTCAACCTGGGGATGAACCAGGGCAGCGTTGCGGGCGCGGGAATCGCCGCTCACCTGCATCAACACGTGGTTCCCCGGTGGGCTGGTGACGCGAACTTCCTGCCTATTATCGGGCAGACGAAAGCGGTGCCAGAACTACTTGCTGACGCGCGAGCACGCCTGGCGGCCGCTTGGAAAGAGGAAGCCAAATAG
- the thrS gene encoding threonine--tRNA ligase, whose product MAQDTAVIDGDPVQVEPGTTGLDHYQGRRDVVAMRVDGQAKDLAETIAPGQQIEAITIGSEEGLAILRHSCTHVMAQAVQELNPEVNLGIGPPVTDGFYYDFGNVEPFTPQDLKRIEKIMKRIVKEGQTFRRRVVTEAQAQEELADQPYKLHLVGSKGQSEELGEGASVEVGAGELTMYDNVRRNGDVAWSDLCRGPHVPTTKILGNGFALTRTSAAYWLGDQANDQLQRVYGTAWPSKEELRAYQTRMEEAAKRDHRKLGNELDLFSFPTEIGSGLAVFHPKGGIVRMEMEEYSRRRHIEAGYDFVYTPHITKAQLFEKSGHLSWYKDGMFPAIRVDEELAEDGHVKHAGQDYYLKPMNCPMHNLIFASKGRSYRELPLRLFEFGTVYRYEKSGVVHGLARGRGFTQDDAHIYCTREQMKDELTSLLQFVLDLLKDYGLNDFYLELSTKNPDKFVGGDDVWEEATRTLQDVATASGLDLVADPGGAAFYGPKISVQAKDAIGRTWQMSTIQLDFNLPERFELEYTAADGSRQRPVMIHRALFGSIERFFAVLTEHYAGAFPAWLAPVQARLVPVADVFTNYAQKVADRLRAQGVRVEVDESDDRFGKKIRNATKEKIPFTLIVGGDDEEAQAVSFRLRDGSQQNQVPIDEAVQRIVQAIQTRSNDR is encoded by the coding sequence GTGGCGCAAGACACTGCCGTAATAGATGGCGACCCCGTCCAGGTCGAACCCGGCACAACGGGGCTGGACCACTACCAAGGCCGCCGCGACGTAGTGGCGATGCGAGTAGATGGCCAGGCCAAAGACCTCGCGGAAACAATCGCGCCCGGCCAACAGATTGAAGCTATCACCATCGGGTCCGAAGAAGGCCTCGCAATCTTACGACACTCATGCACGCACGTGATGGCGCAGGCAGTGCAGGAACTTAACCCAGAGGTGAACCTCGGAATCGGACCGCCGGTAACCGACGGTTTCTACTACGACTTCGGTAACGTCGAACCCTTCACTCCGCAAGATCTGAAGAGAATTGAAAAGATCATGAAACGCATCGTGAAAGAAGGACAAACGTTTCGTCGCCGCGTAGTCACCGAAGCGCAGGCGCAAGAAGAACTGGCGGACCAGCCCTACAAGCTGCACCTCGTGGGTTCCAAAGGGCAGTCCGAAGAACTAGGGGAAGGCGCGTCCGTTGAAGTGGGCGCCGGGGAACTAACGATGTACGACAACGTGCGCCGAAACGGTGACGTTGCCTGGAGTGACCTGTGCCGCGGCCCTCACGTGCCCACCACGAAGATACTTGGCAACGGCTTTGCTCTCACCAGAACCTCAGCAGCCTACTGGCTTGGCGACCAAGCAAACGACCAACTTCAACGCGTGTACGGCACAGCTTGGCCCAGCAAAGAAGAACTGCGCGCGTACCAAACGCGGATGGAAGAAGCTGCGAAACGCGACCACCGCAAGCTTGGGAACGAACTGGACCTATTCTCGTTCCCCACAGAAATCGGCTCCGGCCTAGCGGTGTTCCATCCCAAAGGTGGGATCGTCCGCATGGAAATGGAAGAGTACTCGCGGCGGCGCCACATCGAAGCCGGATACGACTTCGTGTACACCCCGCACATCACTAAAGCACAGCTGTTTGAAAAGTCTGGGCACCTCAGCTGGTACAAAGACGGTATGTTCCCCGCGATCAGAGTCGATGAGGAACTAGCTGAAGACGGGCACGTGAAACACGCGGGGCAGGACTACTACCTCAAGCCCATGAACTGCCCCATGCACAACCTGATTTTTGCATCCAAAGGGCGGTCATACCGGGAACTACCGCTGCGGCTATTCGAGTTCGGAACGGTTTACCGCTACGAAAAATCCGGGGTCGTGCACGGCTTGGCGCGCGGACGGGGCTTCACTCAAGACGACGCGCACATCTACTGCACGCGCGAGCAGATGAAAGACGAACTCACGTCGCTGCTGCAGTTCGTGCTCGACCTGCTGAAAGACTACGGGCTGAACGACTTCTACCTGGAACTGTCCACGAAGAACCCAGACAAGTTCGTGGGTGGGGACGACGTGTGGGAAGAAGCGACACGCACCCTGCAGGACGTGGCCACTGCCTCGGGGCTAGATCTGGTGGCTGACCCGGGTGGGGCCGCTTTCTACGGGCCGAAAATCTCGGTGCAAGCTAAAGACGCGATCGGGCGCACGTGGCAAATGTCCACGATCCAACTGGACTTTAATCTGCCGGAGCGATTCGAACTAGAGTACACTGCGGCGGATGGTTCCAGGCAGCGGCCCGTCATGATCCACCGCGCCCTCTTCGGCTCGATCGAACGTTTCTTCGCCGTGCTAACTGAACACTACGCGGGGGCGTTCCCCGCATGGCTTGCGCCCGTGCAAGCACGCCTAGTTCCGGTTGCGGACGTATTCACTAACTACGCGCAGAAAGTTGCTGACCGCTTGCGCGCCCAGGGGGTTCGCGTGGAAGTAGACGAGTCCGACGACCGGTTCGGTAAGAAGATCCGCAATGCAACGAAAGAAAAGATTCCATTCACCCTAATCGTGGGTGGAGACGACGAGGAAGCGCAAGCGGTTTCATTCCGTCTGCGGGACGGCTCACAGCAAAACCAAGTGCCGATCGACGAGGCCGTGCAGCGGATCGTGCAGGCAATCCAGACGCGGAGTAACGATCGGTAA
- a CDS encoding lipid II:glycine glycyltransferase FemX, whose translation MSEALLETKLEQISGETLAKIAREEGLTLPIEQTEHWDRFDRVYDRENFGKYAFYVDNRCAALMSFTVFELRGVRFLWAKRGPVWLRRQSPDIERTLRKALIAETRKRDKTIVFIRLHARYSSKDTYDLVQSVPYDHTVKMKTMGGQWDQIMGELTASARKRFRRAIRKMRATPAARTVDLTQCTQAKFKEVYDVLVETANRDGFGVHPPHVYWNMLRTLGSKHARLYGIEIEGRVAAWTLVVMNGDCAWAYYGAHSAAARKISAAEYLDLWIGHQLGKEGYVTFDLMGVDSMRVPELFTVGQYKRRFARHETEVDGAWEVPVNTPVYLALRAAARAKRALVSIRN comes from the coding sequence GTGAGCGAGGCTCTATTGGAAACTAAGCTAGAACAAATAAGCGGTGAGACGCTGGCTAAAATCGCCCGTGAAGAAGGACTTACACTGCCGATAGAACAAACTGAGCACTGGGACCGATTCGACCGCGTTTATGACCGAGAAAACTTTGGGAAATACGCGTTCTACGTCGATAACCGGTGTGCTGCGCTCATGTCTTTTACCGTTTTTGAACTGCGGGGCGTGCGTTTTTTGTGGGCAAAACGTGGGCCCGTGTGGCTTAGACGGCAATCGCCCGACATCGAACGGACACTGCGAAAAGCCTTGATTGCCGAAACGCGCAAACGCGACAAAACAATCGTATTCATCCGCCTCCACGCCCGATACAGCAGTAAAGACACGTACGACCTAGTCCAATCCGTGCCCTACGACCACACTGTGAAAATGAAAACCATGGGTGGGCAGTGGGACCAAATTATGGGTGAACTCACCGCGTCTGCTCGAAAACGATTCCGCCGCGCAATCCGAAAAATGCGAGCAACCCCAGCTGCGCGAACAGTCGATCTGACTCAATGCACGCAAGCGAAGTTCAAAGAGGTTTACGACGTCCTGGTAGAAACCGCTAACCGCGACGGATTTGGCGTGCACCCACCGCACGTGTACTGGAACATGTTGCGCACCCTAGGGTCGAAGCACGCGCGCCTGTACGGCATAGAAATCGAAGGGCGGGTCGCCGCGTGGACCCTGGTGGTTATGAATGGGGACTGCGCGTGGGCGTACTACGGCGCCCACTCGGCTGCGGCGCGCAAAATTAGTGCGGCAGAATACTTAGATCTGTGGATTGGCCACCAGCTCGGCAAGGAAGGCTACGTAACGTTTGACCTCATGGGAGTCGACTCAATGAGGGTCCCGGAACTGTTCACCGTCGGGCAGTACAAACGCAGGTTCGCACGCCATGAAACGGAAGTGGATGGGGCGTGGGAAGTACCGGTGAACACTCCGGTGTACCTGGCGCTGCGTGCAGCAGCGCGGGCAAAGCGTGCGTTAGTGAGCATCAGAAACTAG
- a CDS encoding sensor histidine kinase, with protein sequence MVTNVLLVVTGFILGAACTLGVNRLFSSIIASPTLPPNRRRTSSLHRSNHTPAQLDNSQILTHEIRTPLALIQGSLELIASNSSNFSEKQRQLWHTVDDNVSRISAMAEDFLTNQRLQSKNFQIQTQPLDLRQLVRASANELRLITDTPIEVTDPGQALTIRADKALLRQLVWNLLNNAVRHSGGAPVTVRTYPSPTHAIIEVADQGAGMTPHERELIVVPFVRVDPVTDASATSTTSSFTSSPQGTARYITRAGYGLGMSIVQLIVERHGGQLRIDTLTGRGTLMQILLPRNPSNRRRWWNR encoded by the coding sequence ATGGTAACTAATGTCCTGCTGGTGGTCACCGGTTTTATTCTCGGAGCCGCGTGCACGCTCGGGGTCAACCGCCTATTTTCTTCGATAATAGCGAGCCCGACACTGCCTCCTAACCGCCGACGCACAAGTAGCCTCCACCGCAGCAACCACACCCCTGCACAGTTAGATAATTCACAGATTCTAACCCACGAGATCCGCACCCCGCTCGCACTCATCCAAGGATCATTAGAGTTAATCGCCAGTAACTCATCTAACTTCTCCGAAAAACAACGGCAGTTGTGGCACACCGTTGACGACAACGTGTCGCGCATCAGCGCCATGGCGGAAGACTTCCTAACGAACCAGCGCCTCCAATCAAAGAACTTCCAAATCCAAACCCAGCCACTGGATTTGCGCCAACTCGTGCGGGCAAGCGCAAACGAACTGCGGTTAATCACGGACACCCCCATTGAAGTGACGGACCCCGGGCAGGCACTCACAATCCGCGCCGACAAAGCACTTTTGCGGCAACTGGTTTGGAACCTTCTTAACAACGCGGTCCGCCACAGTGGGGGCGCCCCCGTAACAGTGCGCACTTACCCGTCACCAACGCATGCGATCATTGAAGTCGCAGACCAGGGGGCGGGCATGACCCCGCATGAACGCGAACTAATCGTCGTCCCGTTTGTGCGCGTAGACCCAGTTACCGACGCTAGCGCTACCAGCACCACTAGCTCCTTCACGTCTTCCCCGCAGGGGACCGCGCGCTACATCACTCGCGCCGGCTACGGTTTAGGTATGAGCATCGTCCAGTTGATCGTTGAACGCCACGGCGGGCAGCTGCGCATAGACACACTCACCGGCCGCGGGACCCTCATGCAAATACTTCTCCCCCGCAATCCCTCTAATAGGAGGCGCTGGTGGAACCGCTAG
- a CDS encoding response regulator transcription factor — MEPLALVVDDEIQIRQIVTFALSTEGITSLEATDGHNAWLEFRRHAFNLVILDLMLPDISGITLCKRMRAQAPVPILMLTALGESTDRIIGLEAGADDYLVKPFSPRELALRARKLLARNQDPAAAAHELTMGNLRIAPGSTAWVGSTRLALSETETRLLAALMRRGGELVSVRELINEVWNTTAHYGGRNMVKTTVYRLRKKLTDAAVDAHIVAVRNRGYALVAGTEPGR, encoded by the coding sequence GTGGAACCGCTAGCACTCGTGGTGGACGATGAAATTCAAATCCGGCAAATCGTCACGTTCGCCCTCTCCACCGAAGGCATCACCAGCCTCGAAGCAACAGACGGGCACAATGCGTGGCTTGAGTTTCGCAGGCACGCATTCAACCTCGTGATCCTAGACCTCATGCTGCCGGACATTTCAGGAATCACCCTGTGCAAACGCATGCGGGCACAAGCCCCCGTGCCAATCCTCATGCTGACCGCCCTGGGGGAATCGACAGACCGGATCATCGGTCTAGAAGCCGGAGCGGACGACTACCTGGTGAAACCCTTCTCCCCACGCGAACTAGCGCTACGCGCCCGCAAACTACTTGCCCGAAACCAAGATCCGGCAGCTGCGGCACATGAACTCACAATGGGAAACCTGCGCATAGCCCCCGGGTCTACCGCGTGGGTGGGCAGCACCCGCCTGGCTTTAAGCGAAACTGAAACCCGCCTCCTCGCAGCCCTCATGCGCCGTGGTGGCGAACTGGTTAGCGTGCGCGAACTCATCAACGAAGTGTGGAACACCACCGCGCACTACGGGGGTCGGAACATGGTCAAAACCACGGTTTACCGCCTGCGCAAAAAACTCACCGACGCAGCCGTGGATGCGCACATCGTGGCCGTGCGTAACCGTGGATACGCCCTGGTAGCGGGTACAGAGCCGGGCCGGTAA
- a CDS encoding extracellular solute-binding protein — translation MLVTCSLAACSPPSLNVLCSNEEGVCEAWVRAFERETGVQTRFVRLPTAQALARVRVGGAREFDIWVGGPAENYEVASHENLLARADSTESIPARFKTSHWVGIYASMLTVCYNPQVLARNHLPTPTSWVDLEDPKFAGWISAPSPLASGTGYRALLAISASFEGRAKPHLNRIYDNVGRWTNSGTSPASVAALGEAAVAISFSPYCREASTPEQPLLQRVPAEGTTFEVGGGAVLEGARNAQHARAFLRWLTSEQGQRIVISAGQTPVREGYPASLSKVLETAHYRVYDISPNRASRERDGWLSWFELERLGG, via the coding sequence ATGTTGGTCACGTGCTCACTAGCGGCGTGCAGCCCCCCTTCTTTGAATGTGCTTTGTTCTAATGAGGAGGGAGTGTGCGAAGCGTGGGTGCGCGCATTCGAACGGGAAACTGGGGTGCAAACCCGGTTTGTGCGCCTACCGACAGCGCAAGCGCTTGCACGAGTGCGCGTGGGAGGTGCGCGCGAGTTTGACATTTGGGTTGGAGGCCCGGCAGAGAACTACGAAGTGGCATCCCACGAAAATCTCCTCGCCCGCGCGGACAGCACTGAGAGTATCCCCGCGCGATTCAAAACCTCGCACTGGGTCGGGATCTACGCGTCTATGCTCACCGTGTGTTACAACCCGCAGGTGCTAGCGCGCAACCACCTGCCCACCCCCACATCGTGGGTAGATTTGGAGGACCCGAAGTTCGCCGGATGGATCTCGGCCCCTTCCCCACTGGCGTCCGGCACGGGGTATCGCGCGCTGCTGGCTATAAGTGCTTCGTTTGAGGGCCGGGCAAAGCCGCACCTGAATCGCATTTACGACAACGTCGGGCGGTGGACGAACTCCGGTACCTCCCCCGCATCCGTAGCCGCACTGGGAGAAGCTGCGGTTGCCATTTCGTTTTCCCCGTACTGCCGGGAGGCAAGCACTCCTGAACAGCCGCTTCTTCAACGCGTCCCGGCTGAGGGAACCACGTTTGAAGTTGGGGGTGGGGCCGTCCTGGAGGGAGCGCGTAATGCGCAGCATGCCCGCGCATTTTTGCGCTGGCTCACCTCCGAGCAGGGGCAGCGCATCGTCATTTCTGCTGGGCAAACACCGGTGCGGGAAGGGTACCCAGCTTCCTTGAGCAAGGTTTTAGAAACTGCGCACTACAGGGTTTACGATATTTCCCCAAACCGGGCTAGCCGCGAGCGCGACGGGTGGCTCAGCTGGTTCGAGTTGGAACGATTGGGTGGGTGA
- a CDS encoding ABC transporter permease subunit produces the protein MSFASSCVRVGRATVRAGAVGVVAATLAFVYVVPFGALLFTALAPGREGLRFPTGLVFRSALTSLIVCFAIAVCAAVLGAGAALGSRWVSNRTRICLDALILLPVLFPPFIHAALIRAAIGPAGAWVRTSPSNALLRGLPLFIVASLFAYVPLAYFFARLALGSVDERVVDAARMLGVRGFRLARLAYGRQLFLGCLPAMLLTLVFTISDPLTPSVVGADVSHVGMLLWLQISGFGSQRTAALLALVLGFACLLVLLVAAGLVRHLEPEFARWLRRLRWSLNAVPSRPVGTPKGVRAVPTIGVALVGLVEIGLILALAQRGGGHRVSEIITTVLLALVALLVAALVAWIGLLAQQRFRTVVDVLFASLLMVPGATIGTSLAFAYGPRSPLAFPTSRVGATLVILAAFASLSIPVVYALVRLTVATIDPRVITTARVLGASKWRAIAACVLPRIRFFTVGGTAIVVALSTVMVAPLIWVTSPQVPVLIPRLYAMVDHSAYAQAGTSLATVLLAVGTVVILTWAVTRIGAAKKQ, from the coding sequence GTGTCATTCGCTAGTAGTTGTGTCCGAGTGGGCCGGGCCACGGTGCGTGCGGGCGCGGTGGGGGTTGTGGCTGCCACGCTGGCTTTTGTTTACGTGGTTCCGTTTGGCGCTTTGCTGTTCACCGCTTTAGCGCCGGGGCGGGAGGGCCTGCGGTTTCCTACCGGGTTGGTGTTTAGGTCCGCGCTCACTTCGCTTATAGTTTGTTTTGCGATTGCAGTTTGTGCGGCAGTGTTGGGTGCGGGCGCTGCCCTGGGGAGCCGGTGGGTTTCGAATCGGACGCGCATTTGCTTGGATGCGCTGATCCTTTTGCCGGTTTTGTTTCCGCCGTTTATTCACGCCGCGTTGATCCGCGCGGCTATTGGACCTGCGGGCGCGTGGGTGCGCACGTCGCCCAGTAACGCGTTGCTGCGGGGCCTGCCTTTATTTATTGTTGCGTCCCTGTTTGCGTACGTGCCGCTGGCTTACTTTTTTGCTCGGTTGGCTTTGGGGTCGGTGGATGAGCGGGTGGTGGATGCTGCCCGTATGCTTGGGGTTCGCGGGTTCCGCTTGGCGCGGCTCGCCTATGGGCGGCAACTGTTTTTGGGTTGCCTCCCTGCTATGTTGCTCACGCTCGTGTTCACGATTTCGGATCCGCTCACCCCTTCGGTTGTGGGGGCAGATGTGAGCCACGTGGGGATGCTGCTGTGGTTGCAAATCTCGGGGTTTGGTTCGCAGCGCACTGCGGCCCTACTCGCGTTAGTGCTCGGGTTTGCGTGTCTGCTGGTGCTTTTGGTGGCTGCGGGGCTGGTGCGTCATTTGGAACCGGAGTTCGCCCGGTGGTTGCGCCGGTTGCGGTGGTCTTTGAATGCGGTGCCGTCTAGACCGGTGGGTACTCCCAAAGGTGTGCGGGCGGTACCGACCATCGGGGTTGCTCTGGTGGGTTTGGTCGAAATAGGTTTGATACTCGCTTTGGCCCAGCGCGGCGGCGGCCACCGGGTGAGTGAGATCATCACTACTGTGCTACTGGCCTTAGTAGCTTTGCTGGTGGCCGCGCTGGTAGCGTGGATTGGGCTGCTGGCACAGCAGCGGTTTCGAACCGTTGTGGATGTCCTGTTCGCTAGTTTGCTCATGGTTCCGGGCGCCACGATCGGCACCTCGCTCGCGTTTGCTTACGGTCCGCGTTCCCCACTGGCGTTTCCCACCTCCCGGGTGGGCGCAACCTTGGTTATCTTGGCGGCATTTGCGTCCCTATCGATCCCAGTCGTGTACGCCCTCGTGAGGCTCACAGTAGCGACCATTGACCCGCGGGTAATAACGACTGCGCGGGTGCTGGGGGCTTCAAAGTGGCGGGCAATCGCCGCGTGCGTGCTCCCGCGCATTCGGTTCTTTACTGTGGGTGGTACCGCAATCGTCGTTGCCCTGTCCACGGTGATGGTTGCGCCACTCATCTGGGTTACCTCCCCGCAAGTACCCGTGTTGATTCCGCGCTTGTACGCAATGGTGGATCACTCGGCTTACGCGCAAGCGGGGACTTCTCTGGCGACCGTACTGCTCGCCGTGGGAACCGTGGTGATACTCACGTGGGCAGTTACCAGAATAGGAGCTGCAAAGAAACAATGA
- a CDS encoding ABC transporter ATP-binding protein: protein MSLLHLENVRVNRRGRTLLHLSLRVDPGEFVAVLGPAGAGKSTLLRAICGLERVSNGRIVIGDRDVTKRAPEQRQTSLVMDDAGLFPHMTVEQNVAFAVSTERADPTPREQVAVALTSMEIDHLAHRYPRHLSTGERQKVALARALVRRPLVMAFDEPLAHVDTMAARSLRYQIARVHTRMNCATLYVTHDIREAMSLATRIIYLEAGELLQDDYPEDIHDYPATANIARHMGARTFLKMQATIKTDSWGQCSARGTLLGQSITIPTAAAPTGTHHVLVCGYENAVRIHRTNASARHGLHRNVGQVLKNTYRGNHFLTSIETEAGVVYAATGRDEGVLPGDLVEVELCETHLWGLPETQADNQVKPK from the coding sequence ATGAGCCTGTTGCACCTGGAGAACGTTCGAGTAAACCGCCGTGGCCGCACCTTGCTGCACCTGTCTCTGCGCGTGGACCCCGGTGAGTTCGTCGCCGTGCTCGGCCCTGCGGGCGCTGGGAAAAGCACGCTACTGCGCGCTATCTGCGGGTTGGAACGCGTGTCTAACGGCCGCATCGTAATCGGAGACCGCGACGTCACTAAACGCGCTCCGGAACAGCGCCAAACCTCCCTGGTGATGGATGATGCGGGGCTGTTTCCGCATATGACGGTCGAGCAGAATGTCGCGTTCGCCGTGTCCACCGAACGCGCCGATCCCACGCCCCGCGAGCAAGTGGCGGTGGCGCTCACCAGCATGGAGATCGACCATTTGGCGCACCGGTATCCGCGGCACCTTTCCACCGGGGAGCGGCAAAAAGTAGCGCTCGCTCGGGCCCTCGTGCGCAGGCCCCTGGTGATGGCGTTCGACGAGCCCCTCGCCCACGTGGACACCATGGCCGCCCGCTCTCTGCGCTACCAAATCGCCCGCGTCCATACCCGCATGAACTGCGCCACCCTGTACGTCACCCACGATATTCGGGAGGCCATGAGCTTAGCCACACGCATCATTTACCTCGAAGCGGGTGAACTCTTACAAGATGATTACCCGGAGGACATTCACGATTACCCCGCAACCGCGAATATTGCCCGCCATATGGGAGCACGCACGTTCCTCAAGATGCAAGCCACTATCAAAACGGACTCGTGGGGACAATGCAGTGCGCGAGGAACGCTTCTGGGCCAAAGCATCACGATCCCCACGGCCGCGGCTCCAACCGGTACGCATCACGTGCTCGTGTGCGGCTACGAGAACGCAGTAAGGATCCACCGCACGAACGCGAGCGCACGCCACGGACTTCACAGAAACGTGGGGCAAGTGCTGAAAAATACTTATCGAGGCAACCACTTCCTCACGAGCATAGAAACTGAAGCGGGAGTGGTGTACGCCGCGACCGGTCGGGACGAGGGGGTGCTGCCCGGTGACCTGGTGGAAGTGGAACTGTGCGAAACCCACCTGTGGGGCCTCCCCGAAACGCAAGCTGATAATCAGGTAAAACCCAAATAA